A genome region from Eremothecium cymbalariae DBVPG#7215 chromosome 4, complete sequence includes the following:
- the MHO1 gene encoding Mho1p (similar to Ashbya gossypii AGR321W) yields MSRPATHSGSWYLSNPSSLSQQLGTFFTEAIKENGGPVKGTRAIISPHAGYSYCGETMAKAYAKLDITDQIKRVFILGPSHHFYFKNKGLISRYEVLETPLGSLKVDVETVEKLLSNPELFANLDQEADQDEHSLEMQYPMWYQTLIHNGLSPSKIGVVPILISHNSTKIDYTIGKCLLEYLKSGDSIFIISSDFCHWGRRFGYTGYVSSHEDIADAIAELTEIETLTTRSKLDHHCLKIYKSIELLDRYAMDILAQKNGPKDTYAAWKEYLEVTGNTICGEKPTGVFLCLLSYLNTSHPFKWSGYSQSSNVESLDESSVSYAAGYCVV; encoded by the coding sequence ATGTCGAGACCAGCAACACATTCAGGCTCATGGTATTTATCCAACCCTAGCAGTTTGTCACAACAACTCGGGACGTTCTTCACTGAGGCAATAAAGGAAAATGGTGGCCCGGTTAAGGGTACGAGGGCTATAATCTCCCCCCATGCAGGGTATTCATATTGTGGGGAAACTATGGCAAAGGCCTACGCGAAATTGGATATTACAGATCAGATAAAAAGAGTTTTTATTCTTGGTCCAAGTCACCACTTTTATTTCAAGAACAAGGGGCTCATATCTCGGTATGAGGTTCTCGAGACGCCATTAGGGAGTTTGAAAGTTGATGTTGAAACGGTCGAAAAATTGTTATCGAATCCTGAACTCTTCGCAAATCTCGATCAAGAGGCAGACCAAGATGAACACTCGTTAGAAATGCAATACCCTATGTGGTACCAAACTTTGATTCACAACGGCCTTTCCCCATCTAAGATAGGTGTTGTACCCATCCTAATTTCTCACAATTCAACCAAGATCGATTACACCATCGGTAAATGCTTGTTGGAATATCTTAAGTCTGGAGACAGCATCTTTATCATAAGTTCTGACTTTTGCCATTGGGGTCGGAGGTTTGGCTATACCGGTTATGTGAGTTCGCACGAAGATATTGCTGATGCTATTGCGGAATTGACTGAAATCGAGACGCTTACAACTAGAAGTAAACTCGATCATCATTGTTTAAAAATTTACAAGAGCATAGAACTCCTAGATCGTTATGCAATGGATATACTAGCACAAAAAAATGGCCCGAAGGATACATACGCTGCTTGGAAAGAGTACTTGGAAGTCACTGGAAATACTATTTGCGGGGAGAAGCCTACAGGTGTTTTCTTATGTTTGCTAAGCTACCTTAATACATCTCATCCATTCAAGTGGAGCGGCTACTCTCAAAGTAGTAATGTGGAGTCCCTGGATGAAAGCAGCGTTTCCTACGCGGCGGGATATTGCGTGGTCTAG
- a CDS encoding uncharacterized protein (similar to Ashbya gossypii AFR146W), producing the protein MSNGTTNEPPEILKTPNESYSRIMGFVAGMCSGIAKNAVGHPFDTIKVRLQTSQNECRFKDPLDCISQTFKNQGIRGFYLGFTPPLFGWIIMDSVMLGCLHNYRMLLHKYVYPHSEKLPLSGCILSGMMAGWSVSFIAAPVELVKAKLQVQYDASTTKYKGPIDVLKKTYMVQGISGIYKGLVSTMIFRTNFIFWWGSYELLTRWFNKHTNMSTVAINFWAGGLSASFGFWTMAYPSDVVKQVILCGDKYNGSLTSWRTAVVDIWRSKGINGFFKGFMPSFLRSFPANAAALAAFEFVLRTSGATAISA; encoded by the coding sequence ATGAGCAATGGTACGACCAATGAACCCCCagagatattaaaaacccCCAATGAAAGCTACTCACGTATTATGGGATTTGTTGCTGGTATGTGCTCAGGAATTGCCAAAAACGCTGTAGGGCATCCTTTTGACACAATTAAAGTGCGTCTTCAAACCTCACAAAATGAATGTCGATTTAAAGACCCTTTAGATTGTATATCTCAAACGTTTAAGAATCAGGGTATTCGTGGCTTTTACCTAGGGTTTACACCTCCATTATTTGGCTGGATTATAATGGATTCAGTAATGTTGGGTTGTCTGCACAATTATAGAATGCTTTTACACAAATACGTCTATCCTCATAGTGAGAAATTGCCTTTAAGTGGTTGTATATTGAGTGGAATGATGGCTGGATGGTCTGTATCCTTCATTGCGGCACCGGTCGAATTAGTTAAGGCAAAATTACAGGTCCAATATGATGCTTCAACAACGAAGTATAAAGGTCCCATTGATGTACTgaaaaaaacatatatgGTTCAAGGTATCAGTGGCATTTATAAAGGTCTAGTATCCACAATGATATTTAGAAcaaattttatattttggTGGGGTTCATATGAGCTGTTGACGCGCTGGTTTAACAAACATACAAATATGTCAACAGTGGCAATAAATTTTTGGGCTGGAGGGTTAAGCGCATCCTTTGGCTTTTGGACAATGGCTTACCCGTCTGATGTTGTTAAGCAAGTTATTTTATGTGGTGACAAATATAATGGTTCCTTAACCTCTTGGAGAACTGCAGTGGTGGATATTTGGAGATCTAAAGGAATCAATGGCTTCTTTAAAGGGTTTATGCCCAGTTTTCTGAGAAGCTTCCCTGCTAACGCGGCAGCTTTGGCAGCTTTTGAATTCGTCCTGAGGACTTCAGGCGCTACTGCTATATCAGCTTAA
- a CDS encoding uncharacterized protein (similar to Ashbya gossypii AGR326C), with translation MKKQEQDQLFHLIVQHLLDSLQLIWTMSKLCFYLESLPKQDGVDVINNKDKDQLLQWVDNFKLHLHDKVAESQLDRCRDFVDKTMLPGICAIKDKMQAQLQHSKEIILVNQLSNCFNGFIHTLQFIRKLPIGNSQASYEIPSEQWKVLLQEQDQMNSNWKLQLNKFSLLSAQLVASNGAAKEQMSQFYDHVYKKCKEVGSNQEDPERPERLIF, from the coding sequence ATGAAAAAGCAAGAACAAGACCAGTTATTTCATTTGATTGTTCAACATTTACTGGATTCTCTCCAGTTGATTTGGACAATGTCAAAATTATGTTTCTACTTAGAATCCTTACCAAAACAAGATGGGGTCGACGtcatcaataataaagataaagatCAACTGCTGCAGTGGGTAGACAATTTCAAGTTGCATTTACACGACAAAGTAGCTGAGTCTCAGTTGGATCGATGTAGGGATTTCGTTGATAAAACTATGCTACCAGGTATTTGCGCCATTAAAGACAAAATGCAAGCTCAGTTGCAACATTCTAAAGAAATAATTTTAGTCAACCAACTATCTAACTGTTTTAATGGTTTTATTCATACATTACAGTTCATAAGAAAGCTACCTATAGGTAACAGCCAAGCATCGTACGAAATCCCTTCTGAGCAGTGGAAAGTACTTCTACAAGAGCAAGACCAAATGAATTCAAACTGGAAATTACaattaaacaaatttaGCTTGCTAAGCGCTCAGTTAGTGGCTTCCAATGGTGCAGCAAAAGAACAAATGTCACAGTTTTATGATCATGTATATAAAAAGTGTAAAGAAGTTGGATCAAATCAAGAAGATCCTGAGAGACCAGAACGCTTAATCTtctaa
- the PDX1 gene encoding Pdx1p (similar to Ashbya gossypii AGR323C), translating into MLRAQLWRRSARVSIQRYLHSTTFLNGIQPFKMPAMSPTMDKGGIVEWKFQVGEPFNAGDVILEVETDKAQIDVEAQDDGKFAAFVKSNGSKDVNVGEVVAFIAEVDDDLATLEIPKLTMEPRAESPKKVEKSIEEPVTPSPVLKENSKTTKASSISTYDSIFNKADVNQTLLPSVLSLLHANGITASEAISSIKASGPKGKLLKGDVLSHLGRISSQSIEKVTAYIKKHENLDLTNIKLRVPAPQESGSSKDVTPKPPAFEPLVIQEQLFINAQKDVSFDALSKSLQEYIREANSIAHSEAVGNSQSDLFDPLFEDLITVEPKKPRFHVSFKLSPLCGDENLSQKSHNDIFDLLAGSYNSAKPSPAPKEPLTQEYTLDLKVKVNADFSDGEIKAHRFIDYMRHLEIFSKN; encoded by the coding sequence ATGCTACGTGCCCAATTATGGAGACGTTCAGCTAGGGTCTCGATTCAGCGTTATCTACACTCTACCACTTTTCTAAATGGTATTCAGCCATTTAAGATGCCAGCAATGTCTCCGACAATGGATAAAGGTGGTATTGTTGAGTGGAAGTTTCAAGTGGGAGAGCCTTTTAATGCTGGTGATGTTATCTTGGAAGTTGAAACAGACAAGGCACaaattgatgttgaagCGCAAGATGATGGTAAGTTCGCTGCTTTTGTTAAGAGTAATGGTTCCAAGGATGTTAATGTTGGCGAAGTTGTCGCGTTTATCGCagaagttgatgatgatcttgCTACTTTGGAAATCCCCAAGTTGACTATGGAGCCTCGCGCTGAATCTCCCAAGAAGGTAGAAAAGTCTATTGAAGAGCCAGTTACTCCTAGTCCTGTTCTGAAGgagaattcaaaaacaacaaaggCTTCTTCTATTTCTACTTATGatagtatttttaataaagcAGATGTCAACCAAACCCTGTTACCCTCTGTTTTGTCTTTATTGCATGCTAATGGTATCACCGCCTCTGAGGCAATCTCTAGCATCAAAGCTTCTGGCCCTAAAGgaaagttgttgaagggTGATGTTTTGAGTCATTTAGGTAGAATTTCTTCCCAAAGTATCGAGAAAGTTACTGCTTATATTAAGAAGCACGAAAATTTGGATTTGACTAATATCAAGTTGAGGGTACCAGCGCCACAGGAATCGGGATCTAGCAAAGATGTCACTCCAAAACCACCAGCATTTGAGCCCTTGGTTATCCAGGAACAGCTGTTCATAAATGCTCAAAAAGATGTCTCTTTTGATGCCCTATCTAAATCTCTTCAGGAATATATTCGTGAGGCTAATTCCATTGCTCACAGCGAGGCAGTTGGTAATTCGCAGTCTGACTTATTTGATCCTTTATTTGAGGATTTGATCACTGTAGAACCAAAGAAACCACGTTTCCATGTTTCGTTTAAGTTGTCTCCATTGTGTGGTGATGAAAATTTATCCCAGAAAAGTCACAAcgatatatttgatttaCTGGCTGGAAGTTACAACTCCGCCAAACCCAGTCCGGCTCCAAAAGAACCTTTAACCCAGGAGTATACTTTAGACTTGAAGGTCAAGGTAAATGCAGACTTCTCTGATGGTGAAATAAAGGCTCATAGATTTATTGACTATATGAGACATTTagaaattttttcaaaaaactaA
- the HIP1 gene encoding histidine permease (similar to Ashbya gossypii AGR319W) encodes MVDTKLESEVETSISKSWTKLFSSFKRMEEVEVVESLTKSNYDVQVMGKKYEDMDDVEKAIFNTTKRSLNLNRDLSIRHLLTLAVGGAIGTGLFVNSGSALNIGGPASLVIAWTIISTCLFTIVNALGELAAVFPVVGGFNVYVTRLVDPSLGFAVNINYLAQWAVLLPLELVAASITIRYWNNSVNSDAWVAVFYVCIFLASLLDVKSFGETEFILSMVKILAIGGFTILGIVLICGGGPKNGYIGAKYWNDPGSFVGASPGSQFKGLCSVFVTAAFSYSGTELVGVSAAESANPRYTLPKASKRTFWLITLSYLLVLTIIGCLVRHDDPKLLSASSSVDVAASPLVIAIENGGIQGLPSLMNAIILIAIISVANSSVYACSRCMVSMAEIGNLPRIFTYIDNRGRPIVAIIFTLVFGLLSFIAASNKQEEIFVWLSALSGLSTLFCWLAINISHIRFRRALNTQGYSLDELPYLSMTGVIGSWYGCVVIILVLIASFWTSLFPAGSSGADWESFFKGYLSLPIFLFCFVGHKLYKRNWSWMIRSNKIDVNTGRRMIDKEELEKEKQEFNEYMARKSFIAKLWNLWC; translated from the coding sequence atggTAGATACAAAACTTGAATCGGAAGTTGAGACAAGTATCAGCAAAAGCTGGACCAAGTTGTTTAGTAGTTTTAAACGTAtggaagaagttgaagttgtGGAATCACTGACAAAGTCAAATTATGACGTTCAAGTGATGGGAAAGAAATATGAGGATATGGATGATGTGGAAAAAGCCATTTTCAATACTACAAAGAGATCGCTGAATTTAAATAGAGATTTGTCGATTCGTCACTTGTTAACTCTTGCAGTTGGTGGTGCCATTGGTACCGGATTATTTGTTAACTCTGGATCGGCTTTAAATATTGGTGGCCCAGCATCACTGGTGATCGCTTGGACTATCATATCTACATGTTTGTTCACTATTGTTAATGCTTTAGGAGAATTGGCTGCAGTATTTCCTGTTGTCGGCGGTTTCAATGTCTATGTTACCCGACTAGTTGATCCTTCACTTGGATTCGCTGTGAATATCAATTATCTTGCACAGTGGGCTGTACTGCTGCCTCTTGAGTTAGTTGCCGCATCTATCACCATTCGGTATTGGAACAACTCGGTAAACTCTGATGCATGGGTTGCTGTATTTTATGTTTGTATTTTCCTTGCTAGTCTGCTAGATGTCAAATCGTTTGGTGAAACAGAGTTTATATTGTCCATGGTGAAAATTTTGGCAATCGGAGGATTTACAATTCTTGGAATCGTTCTTATATGCGGCGGAGGCCCTAAAAATGGTTATATTGGAGCTAAGTATTGGAATGATCCGGGATCTTTCGTAGGTGCCAGTCCCGGTTCTCAGTTTAAAGGCCTTTGTTCTGTGTTTGTCACTGCAGCGTTTAGTTATAGTGGAACTGAACTGGTTGGTGTTTCCGCTGCAGAATCTGCAAACCCCAGATATACACTGCCAAAGGCGTCTAAAAGAACCTTTTGGTTGATCACATTATCATACTTGCTTGTGCTCACCATTATAGGCTGTCTGGTGCGTCATGATGACCCTAAGTTGTTGAGTGCATCTTCCTCTGTAGATGTTGCTGCCTCTCCCTTAGTTATAGCAATTGAAAATGGGGGCATACAAGGCTTACCATCATTAATGAACGCCATTATTCTCATCGCCATAATCTCAGTTGCAAACAGCTCTGTTTATGCATGTTCTAGATGTATGGTTTCTATGGCCGAAATTGGTAATTTGCCGCGCATTTTTACTTATATTGATAATAGAGGAAGACCAATTGTTGCTATAATATTCACTTTGGTTTTTGGTCTGTTATCGTTCATTGCAGCAAGTAATAAACAAGAAGAGATTTTTGTCTGGTTGAGTGCCTTGTCTGGGCTTTCCACATTGTTTTGTTGGCTAGCCATCAACATCTCTCACATCCGCTTCCGCAGAGCTCTCAATACACAAGGATATTCTCTAGACGAACTGCCTTACTTATCCATGACAGGCGTTATCGGTTCGTGGTATGGATGCGTTGTGATTATCCTCGTTCTTATTGCATCTTTTTGGACTTCACTATTTCCAGCGGGCAGTTCTGGTGCGGATTGGGAgtcattttttaaaggtTATCTATCATTGCCTATATTCCTATTCTGTTTCGTAGGCCATAAGCTTTACAAGAGAAACTGGAGTTGGATGATCCGTTCTAATAAAATAGATGTTAACACTGGTAGAAGGATGATAGATAAAGAAGAGCTAGAAAAGGAGAAACAGGAATTTAATGAATATATGGCCCGAAAATCATTCATTGCAAAGCTATGGAATTTATGGTGTTAA
- the SAG1 gene encoding Sag1p (similar to Ashbya gossypii AGR327C): MWTFAFLLFSCYFILGMAANISGISFSDLTITAVPGSQSYPHQGWWAKFRYSIPDTTDVKAGDYFTLTMPEVYKIKFDNTQTSFKVSLGSDPIFECYASKQAAYLHEETVMQCDVLTDLSGYESISGEIQITLVFSDGSSIYQYELQHASTFTDGLHTVNIGDMTAEIDVSAADYTDGFYYSGRTTTYNSLELYYLGFNCPNGHVLSAKQTMQYDKNFKIDCDSGQFYQSKNFNDWLFPFDKHNLDGSMECNDNLVEISVGEMEEGSRIWANVLQSVGVETATISNTILFDYTCTDTVAGRQYTTTTRHTPVVVITEGVFTGIATAPERSATTTVITSCSGGCQGGTTSIPISATETPARATITVTEPCTGIHTTVSGTDDTDTVHVVPTCIKQTSNSSTIYPSISVTTISETNIVETTSNTTSIEVPTPVPSVETNTSSSTSVGSITISTPPGTIEPKKSTNSGTVSESTILSSQRVQDSSTTSHIEPTTATENSTYSSSSSEEITKLSSSTSNITTTQFSSPQSYSSAPSITNSSTAISTTPIVSSFTPTVTFIYSSISVHTFEGGAVGKLVFNNIRLGGFALLQYLLL, translated from the coding sequence atgtGGACGTTcgcttttttattattttcatgCTATTTCATTCTAGGAATGGCAGCTAATATTTCAGGCATCAGCTTTTCAGATTTAACAATTACTGCTGTTCCAGGCTCTCAATCATATCCACACCAAGGATGGTGGGCCAAATTCCGCTATTCTATTCCAGATACAACAGATGTCAAAGCTGGTGATTACTTCACACTTACAATGCCCGAGGTATATAAGATTAAGTTTGACAACACACAAACGTCCTTTAAGGTTTCTTTGGGTAGCGATCCGATTTTCGAATGTTACGCTAGTAAACAGGCGGCATATCTACATGAAGAAACTGTCATGCAATGTGATGTATTGACTGATTTATCTGGGTATGAGTCAATTTCTGGTGAGATTCAGATTACTTTGGTCTTTAGCGATGGATCTTCAATTTATCAATATGAATTGCAACATGCAAGCACCTTTACTGATGGTTTACACACTGTGAATATAGGGGATATGACGGCAGAAATTGACGTTAGTGCGGCGGACTATACTGATGGATTTTATTATTCAGGGCGTACAACCACCTATAATTCTTTAGAACTTTACTATCTCGGCTTCAACTGTCCAAATGGCCATGTCTTGAGCGCCAAACAGACCATGCAGTATGATAAAAACTTTAAGATCGATTGTGACAGTGGACAATTCTACCAATCTAAGAATTTCAACGATTGGCTATTCCCATTCGATAAGCACAACTTAGATGGCAGTATGGAATGCAATGATAATCTCGTTGAAATCTCTGTTGGAGAGATGGAAGAAGGTTCTCGTATTTGGGCTAATGTCTTACAATCTGTAGGTGTTGAGACAGCAACTATCAGCAATACcatattatttgattacACTTGCACAGATACTGTTGCAGGTAGACAATACACCACCACAACTCGCCATACACCTGTTGTAGTGATTACCGAAGGTGTTTTCACTGGGATAGCAACTGCTCCTGAACGATCAGCTACTACAACTGTCATAACTTCTTGTAGTGGAGGATGTCAGGGCGGTACCACTAGTATTCCAATTTCTGCAACCGAAACGCCTGCTAGGGCTACAATCACTGTGACTGAACCATGTACTGGAATACATACTACAGTTTCTGGTACCGATGATACTGACACTGTGCATGTCGTTCCAACATGTATAAAGCAGActtcaaactcttcaacaatttaTCCTTCCATATCAGTTACAACAATCTCTGAAACCAATATTGTGGAAACAACATCTAATACCACGTCAATTGAGGTTCCAACACCTGTGCCATCTGTTGAAACAAATACCTCTTCATCTACTTCAGTAGGTTCGATTACGATTTCGACACCGCCAGGTACCATTGAACCAAAGAAGTCCACGAACAGCGGTACTGTATCTGAGTCAACTATATTATCTTCTCAGAGAGTACAAGATTCGTCAACAACTTCACATATTGAGCCCACGACTGCGACGGAAAATTCGACATATTCCTCCAGCTCTTCGGAAGAAATAACGAAATTGTCTTCATCCACTTCTAATATAACCACCACCCAGTTTTCAAGCCCTCAGTCCTATTCTTCAGCTCCTTCTATTACTAATTCTTCCACAGCTATATCCACTACCCCAATTGTTAGTTCGTTTACACCCACTGTCACATTTATCTACTCATCTATCAGCGTACATACATTTGAAGGTGGCGCCGTAGGTAAATTAGTATTCAATAACATCAGATTAGGTGGATTTGCTCTATTGCAATATCTACTATTATAG
- the SUI2 gene encoding translation initiation factor eIF2 subunit alpha (similar to Ashbya gossypii AGR320W), which produces MEDEFKMYLEGSSTVVKALNPSKGTLAMSTSNCRFYENKYPEVEDVVMVNVQQIAEMGAYVKLLEYDNIEGMVLLSELSRRRIRSIQKLIRVGKNEVVVVLRVDKEKGYIDLSKRRVSNEDMIKCEERYQKSKAVHSILRQCAEKFQFSLEELYKTVAWPLSRKYGHAYDAFKLSIVDETVWEGIEPPSSEIFDELKQYISRRLTPQAIKIRADVEVSCFSYEGIEAIKEALKAAEDTSTEQMQIKVKLVAAPLYVITTQALDKNQGIESLQHAISKIEEVISKYQGVCNVTMPPKAVTATEDAELQALLESKELENRSDSEEEDSDYE; this is translated from the coding sequence ATGGAAGATGAGTTTAAAATGTACCTTGAAGGTTCGAGCACTGTTGTAAAAGCACTGAACCCAAGCAAGGGAACTTTAGCGATGTCCACATCTAACTGTAGATTCTATGAAAACAAGTACccagaagttgaagatgttgtAATGGTCAATGTTCAGCAGATTGCTGAAATGGGTGCATATGTGAAATTGTTAGAATATGACAATATTGAAGGTATGGTCCTGTTATCGGAGTTGTCTCGTAGACGTATTAGATCTATTCAGAAGTTGATCCGTGTTGGTAAGAATGAGGTTGTGGTTGTGCTTCGTGTGGATAAAGAGAAAGGATACATTGATTTATCAAAAAGACGTGTGTCTAACGAAGATATGATCAAGTGTGAGGAAAGGTATCAGAAATCTAAAGCTGTACACTCCATTTTAAGACAATGTGCAGagaaattccaattctcattggaagaattgtATAAGACCGTTGCATGGCCATTAAGTCGAAAGTACGGTCATGCTTATGACGCTTTCAAGCTCTCAATTGTCGATGAAACTGTCTGGGAAGGCATTGAACCCCCATCTTCAGAGATCTTCGATGAATTGAAGCAATACATCAGTAGGAGACTCACTCCACAGGCAATTAAAATTAGAGCTGACGTCGAAGTTTCTTGTTTTAGCTATGAGGGTATCGAAGCTATCAAGGAAGCATTAAAGGCCGCAGAGGATACATCTACTGAACAGATGCAGATTAAAGTTAAACTAGTTGCTGCCCCATTGTACGTTATTACAACCCAAGCTTTGGACAAAAATCAAGGTATTGAGTCCCTGCAGCATGCAATCTCTAAAATTGAAGAGGTTATCTCCAAGTACCAAGGTGTTTGCAATGTTACAATGCCTCCAAAGGCGGTCACTGCAACTGAAGACGCTGAGTTGCAAGCACTCTTGGAAAGTAAGGAATTAGAAAATAGGTCTGACAGTGAAGAGGAAGACTCTGATTACGAATAA
- the MET3 gene encoding sulfate adenylyltransferase (similar to Ashbya gossypii AGR322W), translated as MPVPHGDILQDLIVRDAHKRDNLLLEATKLKTWGLTPRQLCDVELILNGGFSPLVGFLTQQDYESVVTNCRLKNGILWTIPITLDINAEFAAELKPGDRVTLLQDEEICIAILTVQDVYRPDKKMEAEKVFRGDEEHPAVKYLNNEAGEFYVGGSLEAIQLPVHYDYPGLRKTPAELRAEFKSKKWDRIVAFQTRNPMHKAHRELTVRAAREHNAKVLIHPVVGLTKPGDIDHHTRVRVYQEVIKRYPNGLAQLSLLPLAMRMGGDREAVWHAIIRKNYGATHFIVGRDHAGPGKNSKGVDFYAPYDAQDLVRHYSDELDIQVVPFRMVTYLPDEGRYAPLDEIDTSITTTLNISGTELRKRLRYGEDIPDWFSYPEVVKILRESNPPKKNQGFAVVLKDGNSKQLATALLSTFLQFGGSRHYKIFDHKNQDDLIEVVPEFIRSGTGLIISRDLNQSDGIRNTYTIGDDSNCNVQISSNEPILNIVQKVVLFLEDNGYFVF; from the coding sequence ATGCCTGTGCCACACGGTGATATTCTACAAGATTTAATCGTCAGAGATGCTCATAAACGTGATAATTTATTGCTTGAAGCTACAAAACTAAAGACTTGGGGGCTAACCCCAAGACAATTATGTGATGTGGAATTAATATTGAACGGTGGGTTTTCACCATTAGTTGGATTTTTGACACAACAAGACTACGAATCTGTTGTGACAAATTGTAGGCTGAAAAATGGGATTCTGTGGACTATTCCTATCACCCTTGATATAAATGCTGAATTTGCTGCTGAGTTGAAACCTGGCGATAGAGTGACGTTATTGCAAGATGAAGAGATCTGCATTGCTATTCTTACCGTACAAGATGTGTATAGACCGGACAAAAAGATGGAAGCTGAAAAAGTATTTCGAGGCGATGAGGAGCATCCTGCTGTCAAGTATCTCAATAATGAGGCTGGGGAATTTTATGTCGGTGGCTCCTTAGAGGCTATCCAGCTGCCAGTGCATTATGACTATCCTGGTTTGAGGAAGACTCCTGCTGAATTGAGAGCAGAATTTAAGTCTAAGAAATGGGATCGTATAGTCGCTTTCCAGACACGGAATCCTATGCATAAGGCCCATCGGGAACTGACAGTACGCGCTGCAAGAGAACACAATGCGAAAGTTCTTATTCATCCTGTAGTGGGCCTAACTAAGCCTGGGGATATAGATCACCATACTCGTGTTAGAGTTTACCAGGAAGTCATAAAAAGGTATCCAAATGGTCTTGCACAGCTATCTTTGTTGCCATTGGCTATGAGAATGGGAGGTGACAGGGAAGCTGTATGGCATGCTATTATTAGAAAGAACTATGGTGCTACCCATTTTATTGTAGGCCGGGACCATGCTGGGCCAGGTAAGAACTCCAAAGGAGTTGATTTCTATGCGCCTTACGATGCGCAAGACTTGGTTAGACATTATAGCGATGAGTTAGATATTCAGGTTGTTCCTTTTAGAATGGTAACGTACTTGCCTGATGAGGGCAGATACGCGCCacttgatgaaattgacaCTTCCATTACAACAACGTTAAACATCAGCGGTACAGAATTGAGAAAACGTTTAAGATATGGTGAAGATATCCCTGACTGGTTCTCTTACCCAGAAGTTGTGAAAATACTTAGAGAATCTAACCCTCCTAAAAAGAATCAGGGATTTGCTGTTGTTCTAAAAGATGGAAATTCTAAGCAACTTGCAACTGCATTGCTATCTACTTTCTTACAATTTGGTGGTAGTAGGCActataaaatatttgatcaCAAAAATCAAGATGATTTAATCGAAGTGGTTCCTGAATTCATTCGAAGTGGTACTGGACTGATTATTTCTAGAGATTTAAACCAATCTGATGGTATTAGAAACACTTACACCATTGGTGACGACTCTAATTGTAACGTCCAGATTTCATCAAATGAACCAATCTTGAACATCGTCCAGAAGGTGGTTCTATTCTTAGAAGATAATGGatattttgtattttaa
- the SPC1 gene encoding signal peptidase complex subunit SPC1 (similar to Ashbya gossypii AGR325C) — MEVLQELGWKLLFPIDFESQRYTAAISSKLIAVGTVLGCLLGYFTNCCLMTVYTFGATYILTLLIVVPAYPAYNKKRVNWVGSTSVNTKRL, encoded by the coding sequence ATGGAAGTTCTACAAGAACTTGGCTGGAAACTTCTATTTCCTATTGATTTCGAGTCGCAGCGGTATACAGCGGCtatatcttccaaattAATTGCTGTGGGGACTGTTTTGGGTTGTCTGTTAGGATATTTTACCAATTGCTGCTTAATGACGGTGTATACTTTTGGGGCTACTTATATTTTAACCCTACTAATTGTTGTACCAGCTTACCCAGCCTACAACAAGAAACGCGTGAATTGGGTTGGGAGTACTAGTGTAAATACCAAACGTTTATAG